The DNA window GTCGCAGACAGTGCTGGCCGGACAGGTTGGATACACGGCAGCGAATCCTGTGAGCAAGCTCGAGCAGGGGCAGATGGCAGCGCTCGACGTGGCGCGCCTCGCTGCCATCGCCCGCGCCTGCGATGTCGAGCTCGAGTGGCTCGTGGAGCCCGCGGCGAAG is part of the Pseudomonadota bacterium genome and encodes:
- a CDS encoding XRE family transcriptional regulator, which gives rise to MAAVRSAIGMRVREAREAAGMSQTVLAGQVGYTAANPVSKLEQGQMAALDVARLAAIARACDVELEWLVEPAAK